A single genomic interval of Gossypium raimondii isolate GPD5lz chromosome 11, ASM2569854v1, whole genome shotgun sequence harbors:
- the LOC105803172 gene encoding putative pentatricopeptide repeat-containing protein At1g12700, mitochondrial produces the protein MVASRMVRVASAANGAALSCSSSSYAESTPIGKLSSLFNSRQSPTFSKNPKSSNLNKQTFASQEPLHKFLKSGAITLDKALQLFDQMTQMKPSPPMSSFNLLLGALVKIKQYNHVVLLCKRLDSIGFSPNFFTLNILLNCLCRAGRISDAFAVFGRLLRWGFRPDTLTFTSLIKGLIVEDKVGEATRLFGKMFLFGCQPSVISYGALINGLCRMGNTSIALRLYEEMVNGNGVCKPNVIIYGSIIDGLCKEGMVEKASQLFSEMKGWGIFPDVIVYSSLLHGFCCIGNLEKAKSLFLEMLDQGVHPNVITFNVLIDALCKMEKLEEANQLLNLMIQRGVNPDIITYNTLMDGYCLAGKLDFAGDLLASLQNKDNGPDVVSFNIMINAYCKNWKVNEAMRLYWEMIAKRIKPTVITYNTLLTGLFQAGKAVEARELFGKMQFGNIAPDSCTYNIYVDGLCKNDCVSEALELFHNLESCKFEFSIKVFNSLIYGLCKTRKLETAWELFYGLPNKGLEPTVVTYSIMINGMCKEGRLEKANDLLIEMEEKGCAPNVVTFNTLMHGFAQKNDTQKVVKLLHKMVEKKLSPDASTVAAVVDLLSKDEAYLETLKLLPTFPVQVLPK, from the coding sequence ATGGTCGCCAGCAGGATGGTCCGCGTTGCTTCAGCCGCTAATGGAGCTGCTCTATcatgttcttcttcttcttatgcAGAATCTACTCCAATAGGTAAACTCTCATCTCTTTTCAATTCCCGCCAAAGCCCCACTTTTTCTAAGAATCCCAAATCTTCAAACCTCAACAAACAAACTTTTGCAAGTCAAGAACCACTTCACAAATTTCTCAAATCAGGGGCTATTACTCTCGATAAAGCATTGCAACTTTTTGATCAGATGACCCAAATGAAACCCTCTCCTCCAATGTCATCATTTAATCTGTTGTTAGGTGCCCTTGTTAAGATTAAGCAGTATAATCATGTCGTTTTGCTTTGCAAGAGATTGGATTCTATTGGGTTTTCGCCTAATTTCTTTACCTTGAATATTCTGCTTAATTGTTTATGTCGTGCGGGTCGAATTAGTGATGCTTTCGCTGTTTTCGGTAGGCTTTTGAGGTGGGGTTTTAGACCAGATACTCTAACTTTTACATCTCTGATTAAAGGGCTGATTGTCGAGGATAAGGTTGGTGAAGCAACTAGGTTGTTTgggaaaatgtttttatttggtTGTCAGCCTAGTGTTATTAGTTATGGGGCTTTGATTAATGGTCTGTGTCGAATGGGGAATACGAGTATTGCTCTTCGGTTATATGAGGAAATGGTTAATGGAAATGGGGTGTGTAAGCCTAACGTTATTATTTATGGTAGCATTATCGATGGCCTGTGTAAGGAGGGTATGGTAGAAAAAGCGAGTCAACTTTTTTCGGAAATGAAGGGTTGGGGAATTTTTCCGGATGTGATTGTTTATAGCTCCCTACTTCATGGTTTTTGTTGCATAGGTAACTTGGAGAAGGCTAAAAGTCTGTTTCTTGAGATGTTGGATCAAGGTGTGCATCCTAATGTGATCACTTTCAATGTGTTAATAGATGCACTCTGCAAGATGGAGAAGTTGGAAGAAGCGAATCAGTTGTTGAATTTAATGATTCAGAGAGGAGTAAATCCtgatataataacatataacaCATTGATGGATGGGTATTGCTTGGCTGGTAAGCTTGATTTTGCAGGGGATTTGCTTGCTTCCTTGCAAAATAAGGATAATGGACCAGATGTTGTTAGCTTTAATATAATGATCAATGCTTATTGCAAAAACTGGAAGGTTAATGAAGCTATGAGGCTTTACTGGGAAATGATCGCGAAAAGGATTAAGCCAACAGTTATCACGTATAACACCTTATTGACTGGTCTTTTCCAGGCAGGAAAGGCTGTCGAAGCAAGAGAACTGTTTGGTAAGATGCAGTTCGGTAACATTGCACCTGATTCTTGCACGTATAACATCTATGTGGATGGACTTTGCAAAAACGATTGTGTCTCAGAGGCACTGGAACTGTTCCATAACTTAGAAAGTTGCAAGTTTGAATTTAGCATTAAGGTGTTCAACTCCCTTATTTATGGGCTGTGCAAAACAAGGAAGCTTGAAACAGCTTGGGAGCTATTTTATGGATTGCCAAATAAAGGCTTGGAACCAACAGTTGTAACTTATTCTATAATGATCAATGGGATGTGTAAGGAAGGGCGACTAGAAAAGGCAAATGATTTGTTAATTGAAATGGAGGAAAAGGGTTGTGCTCCAAATGTTGTCACGTTTAACACACTCATGCATGGTTTTGCTCAGAAGAATGATACCCAAAAAGTAGTGAAACTTCTTCATAAAATGGTGGAGAAAAAATTGTCACCTGATGCATCCACTGTTGCCGCAGTTGTAGATTTACTTTCAAAAGATGAAGCATATCTTGAAACTCTGAAATTACTTCCTACATTTCCAGTCCAAGTGCTACCTAAATAA
- the LOC105803173 gene encoding histone H1, whose protein sequence is MATEEPTVAVESAPEPAEENPAEATANPKSGKAKKAKEPKAKKAAAPRKPRAPPAHPPYEEMVKDAIVTLKEKTGSSQYAITKFIEEKQKNLPGNFKKLLLFHLKKLVAAGKLVKVKNSYKLPSAKASKPAITASAPAKKKPAAKSKPASKPKEGKRAKTTSKSPAKTKAKAAAKPKAAPKAKSTATKTKAVAAVKPKATASAKPKTVAKSKAKPKEKPVKASRTSTRTSPGKKTAAPKAAPKKAAAPKKAPSKSAKPKSVKSPAKKATTRRGKK, encoded by the exons ATGGCCACTGAGGAACCAACTGTCGCCGTGGAATCTGCGCCTGAGCCGGCGGAAGAGAACCCCGCTGAGGCTACAGCCAATCCCAAATCTGGCAAAGCAAAGAAAGCTAAAGAGCCCAAAGCCAAGAAGGCTGCAGCTCCTAGGAAGCCACGAGCTCCTCCTGCTCATCCTCCTTACGAAGAG ATGGTCAAAGATGCAATCGTCACTTTGAAGGAGAAGACTGGATCAAGTCAGTATGCTATCACTAAATTCATTGAAGAGAAACAGAAGAATCTTCCTGGAAATTTTAAGAAGCTTCTGCTTTTCCATTTGAAGAAGCTTGTGGCTGCTGGGAAGTTGGTCAAGGTTAAGAATTCGTATAAACTTCCTTCGGCTAAGGCTTCGAAGCCGGCTATAACTGCTTCTGCTCCCGCTAAGAAGAAGCCGGCTGCTAAGTCCAAACCTGCTTCGAAGCCCAAGGAAGGGAAACGCgctaaaacaacttctaaatcCCCTGCTAAGACAAAGGCTAAAGCGGCGGCCAAACCAAAGGCTGCTCCTAAGGCTAAATCCACCGCAACGAAGACAAAGGCTGTGGCTGCTGTGAAGCCGAAGGCGACTGCATCTGCTAAGCCAAAAACCGTAGCAAAATCGAAGGCGAAGCCAAAGGAGAAGCCGGTTAAGGCTTCGAGGACTTCAACAAGGACTTCTCCTGGGAAGAAGACGGCTGCTCCTAAAGCTGCTCCGAAGAAGGCTGCCGCGCCTAAAAAGGCTCCTTCGAAGAGTGCTAAGCCGAAGAGTGTCAAATCACCGGCGAAGAAAGCTACGACGAGGAGGGGAAAGAAATGA